The genomic region GGGCGGGGCTGGAAACCCTCCACCTACGGGTGCGCGCGCCAGCGCTCTACCCGACCGTACCTGTTGCGTCAACTGGTAGCAGCGCTGAGTGCTATGGTAACGCATCGTCCGCACGAGTCCGAACCTTGAATGATCACCATGCACCGCCCGCCGCAGCCTGTCAACTGCGCGTTTCGGCTGCTTTCGGCTGATTCGGCTGAACGGGCTGCTCCAACGCCCCTGCGTCACGCCCGTGTCATACCGCCGGTAACGGGCCGTGGTTCAGTTGGAGTGGGCGGCGAGGTCGCCACTTGGACAATCCCCCGGCGCACCCGCCCGCGGCGGTTCATGGCCATCAGGTTGACGCCGGTGCCGGCCGGGTGGTTCTGGTCCGCCTGCAGCGGGTAACCGGCGTCGAGACACGCCTGCAGGAACGCTTCCTGGAGCGGAGACAGTTCGGCGCGGCTCCAGCGCACCACCGGAATCGGCCCGCCGGCGCCGTGGAACTCGCCGGTGCAGTAGCTGGTCATCCTCCAGCGTGCGAAACCAGGGGAGGCAGTGGCGCCAGCTCCACTCCGGGTTGCCCAGCTCCGCCCAGCGGTCGTAGTCGGCCGGCGCGGCGCGACGGTAGCCGCGCCCGGTCAGCACCTCGGCCAGCGCCAGCAGCGCCGACGTCTTGCCGGTCTGCCGCGGCGCGTGCAGCACGAAGTACTTCTCGTCTCGCACCAGCCGAAGGACTTCGTCCAGGTCGATGCGCTCAAGCGGCGGGATGCAATAGTGCTTGGCGGCTTGACGGGATCGGCAGTGTTGAACGAACGCATGTTGCGACCCTCGTTGCCGACGCTTGGGGTTGGCCCGACGCCTTTCGTGGAGTGTATCATGCTACACTGGTAGGCATGGCCCTGCGACCCCTGCGCCCCTGCGAGCTTACCGCGCAGCCGACCAGCCGGGCTATCGCTGCCGCTGCTCGGCCGGGAATTGACGCGCGCTTTGGCGGCGAGAGATAATCATATCTATGTCGACGAAATCAGACAGAAGGTCTCGCACGGAAACCGCTCGCGAACACCGGGTATCTGCAACGGAGGCGAGCCGCTCGTTCTCGAGGCTCCTCGACCGGATCGAGTCCGAGGGCGGTCGTTTCCTCGTCCATCGCCGCGGAACTGACGTCTGCGTCATGGCACCGCCGCCGGTGACTCCTCGCCGCGCGTCCGAGTGCATCGCACATCTGCGCAATCGATCCCCGGTCCTGCTCGACGGGGACTTTGGCAACGATCTGCGAGACATCCTGGCTGGCGAGGCGGTGGAGGAGCCTTCCTCCTGGGACTCCTGATCGATTCCACGGCATGCATCCACGCCGAACGAAGCCGCCGCACGCCGGAGGAACTTGTCGGCGAGATCATGGAGCGCTGGGGTGACGCCGAACTGTGGGTTTCCGTGATGAGCGCAGCGGAGTTGTTTCATGGCTACTGGCGAGCCGACCACCCGTCGCAACGAGCAAGACGAGAGGAATTTATCGAGGCGCTTTTGGCGACGATTCCGGTGCTCCCTGTCACGCTCACCGTAGCGCGCGTGGTTGGGCAGATCGATGCGCAACTGAGCGCGGCGGGACAGAGAATCCCGACCTCGGACCTGCTAATTGCGGCAACCGCGCTATCCCGAGGCGACGCGATCGTCACCGGGGATGCGCGCCACTTCGACCGCGTCGCTGGGCTCACCGTGCACCACTTCACGTGAGCCACGCCGAGTCAGGCGGGACGATGACAGCCGCGCCTACTAGCGCCCCGAAACCGCCGCCTTACGGCGACGCTTCCGGCCCAGCCGGCCTACCCTAGGAGTCTGTCGCAATCCGACAGACTCCTAGGGTCTTGTTCTTGATGGCTCTCTTAGACCGACCGGGGGGCATCGGCACCGAGGCGGCCGCCACTCCCTCGCAGCCGCGGGTCGAGCAGGTCGCGCACGGCATCGCCGAACATGTTCAGGCTGTAGACCACGATGGTCAGGCACAGGCCGGGCCAGAGCGCCAGCCACGGCGCCTGCTCCATGTACTTGCGCCCGTCCCGGCTCAGCAGCGTCCCCCAGCTCGGAATCTCAACCGGCAGACCGAATCCGAGGAAGCTCAAGCTGGCCTCGCTGATGATCACCGCGCCGATGTTGATGCTGAACACCACGATGATCGGCGCCGCCACGTTGGGCAGCACATGGCGCACCAGCGCTCCCAGCCGGGTGCTGCCGGTGGCGGTGGCCGCCTGCAGGTAGTCGTGCTCCTTCACCGCGATCACCGCGCCTCTGACCAGCCGCGAGGCCACCACGCCGCCGGAGACGCCCAGCACCAGGATCAGTTGCAGCAGGCCCTGTCCGACCAGCGACATGATGGTCAGCAACAGCAGCAGCCCCGGAAACGCTATCCAGGCATCGACGACCCGCTGCACCACCAGGTCCAGCTTGCCGCCGAAGAACCCGGCCGTGCCGCCGATCAGCACCGCGACCAGGACGTTGAGGGTGGTCGCCAGCAGGCCCACGAACATGGAGATGCGAGCCCCGTGAGTGTTGCGGCTCAAGTAGTCGCGCCCCAACTGGTCGGTACCCATGGGATGCTCGACCGACGGGGGTTGCAGCAGGGCTCTCAGGTTCGTTTCATCGAACGGGTAGGGCGCCAGCACGTCGCCGAAGATCGCCACCAGGATCAAGGCCAGCACCACCACCACGCCGCCGGCGGCGCCGAGCGGCTTCTCGCGCCACAGCCGGACCAGGAAATAAGCTAGCCCGTGACGTCTTCCGGCTGCGCCTGCTGCTGGTGCGGGTACCCCATCCGCCATACGCGAACGGAGTCTGCCCGCGATCTTCTCCTCCACCGGCCAATCGCCGAGCAGCGAGTTGCCGAGGGTGCCGCGCCGCAGAATTCCCTCCAGCCAGCGTCCGTACTGCACGTGCACCGGCACGTCCAGCCCCAGCGCATGCAGCAGCGCCTCGCGGTCGACGCCGTACATGGCGTTCTGGTCGGACGCCAGCATGGTGTCCACGACATCGCCGGGGATGAAACGCGCCGACAGGAACACCAGGATGCTCAGCAGGAACAGGGTGGGAATGAAGAGCAAGATCCGCCTGACGACGTATGCTCGCATGTGATGCACCTGGTCCGAAAACGCCGGCCGTCAGCTCGCGGCCGTTCATCGGTGCCTTGTCGTGCCAGTGAACGCCCCGGCGGATGTTGAAGACGGCCGTGGTGGTGTCCGGCGTTTCCCAGCTCTCCGCCAGTCGGCCGGTAAGGACCGACAGCGGGAAGTAGAAGAACCCGCCGGTGAGGTCGTTTTCGCCGCGGTCGATTCCACAGTTGACGATGCCAGTTTCTCGGTGACGCCGTCGGGTCCACGCGACGCCCTGCTGCCGAA from Spirochaetaceae bacterium harbors:
- a CDS encoding ABC transporter permease subunit, translating into MRAYVVRRILLFIPTLFLLSILVFLSARFIPGDVVDTMLASDQNAMYGVDREALLHALGLDVPVHVQYGRWLEGILRRGTLGNSLLGDWPVEEKIAGRLRSRMADGVPAPAAGAAGRRHGLAYFLVRLWREKPLGAAGGVVVVLALILVAIFGDVLAPYPFDETNLRALLQPPSVEHPMGTDQLGRDYLSRNTHGARISMFVGLLATTLNVLVAVLIGGTAGFFGGKLDLVVQRVVDAWIAFPGLLLLLTIMSLVGQGLLQLILVLGVSGGVVASRLVRGAVIAVKEHDYLQAATATGSTRLGALVRHVLPNVAAPIIVVFSINIGAVIISEASLSFLGFGLPVEIPSWGTLLSRDGRKYMEQAPWLALWPGLCLTIVVYSLNMFGDAVRDLLDPRLRGSGGRLGADAPRSV
- a CDS encoding PIN domain-containing protein, with protein sequence MHRTSAQSIPGPARRGLWQRSARHPGWRGGGGAFLLGLLIDSTACIHAERSRRTPEELVGEIMERWGDAELWVSVMSAAELFHGYWRADHPSQRARREEFIEALLATIPVLPVTLTVARVVGQIDAQLSAAGQRIPTSDLLIAATALSRGDAIVTGDARHFDRVAGLTVHHFT